Below is a window of Neodiprion virginianus isolate iyNeoVirg1 chromosome 4, iyNeoVirg1.1, whole genome shotgun sequence DNA.
AAAACCATCGGAtatctaaaaattttctcccttCACGCAGATACTTACCCAAGAAGATTGGAACGTAGTGTTGTTCAACGGAATGCAGAAAACCTCTCACTGGGCAGCATTGTACTTTGTAGCGTTGATGACATTTGGTAACTACGTTCTGTTCAATCTTTTGGTCGCGATTCTGGTGGAAGGCTTTTCTTCCgaggtatattattatatttctcatttattttttcacccagCAATTGtatcaagaaaattttatcacctaCTTATTTTTCATGCATTCCAGAGAAATGAACGGCGGGAGAGAGAACAACGAGAAATGGCACGGCTGGCTGCAAAGGAAGCTGGAATCAGCAGTGACGGAGATTCATCGAGGGTTTCTCAATCACATTCAGTATCTGACAGTGATACCTACACACAGGTGAACAGCATCACATGTATCATAATTATCAGATCGAAGCTATTCATAATTGTTTCCACagttttcacaaattcatcacttttttttaaaggaTCAAAAGAACTCTTGGCAAAGTGTAgaggaattacgaaaaaacaaagacaaCTGCAGCAAGGACAAGCAGAATACGATATGGAGACATCCGATAAATGAGCCTAAATGTAATATccaaaaagaaagtaaaatgatgggcATACAGCCGCCTGTAATTACCCATACAGCTGCTACTCCTCAAGACTCTCCTAATACAACGCTAGATACTGGATACAGAGAGTTTAATTGCCGCTCCACGAATCCAAGTCTTTCAATTGAATCAATCGATCGATCTGCTGTATGTATTGTTTATATTCGTATATCGTTCATGGTATAACTTTGAGAAACTGGAAAATTTCGATGACTTTACGATTGATGATGACCTGAGCATTCATCGTGGCTTTCTATTCACAGAGTCAATGCAGCATACCTGGCTTACTTAAGCCAATGGATAACAAATTTGCTACTAACAATCTGGCTCCAAATCAACTTTCAAGGCGGATCAGTCTTGTGGCCGTTATTAATCCGTCGCCGACTCGGGATTCGAATCCAAGGTACgaatagtttgaaaaaattggtgTCTTATCATATTAGTTACACTCATTTCAATGGCCAATTCATAAAATCTTTGGTGGAGTGTGATAAGTCGCATTGTAACTAACAGGCACATAATAATATTGTCATAAATTGTGCTAATCACTAATTATAGCAATCAACGAATACAAAGAGGGTATTCTTGGCGATTGTCTCGACCATCCCTGAGACGTAAGAAAAGTCAGTGCGACGACGATAGTCGACAGACTATTGTTCTTAATAACGGACGTAACACCATGCGATCAAATTCTATGTGAGTATCTTACTGCATGTTCAGTGTTACTTTTTTTGATATACAAATTCGTCACTTTTAAATTGCTTAATCAGTTTTGCGGTATAGTTCAGTTGAATTATGATCAGGTCTATTTGAGTATAATCGTTTTTCTGTTGTAGAAATTATGGAGACTATACTAATTGCAATGGAGGCTACCTTTATGGGTCGATAAGAAATGATACGCACTGCGATACACCAAACAATCGGAACCATATTGCTAACAATCGCAGTATTAGTCCAAATAATTCTACCAAAAGTCGTAGCTCTTCGATTGCGCATTATACAACTTCAAATGTAAGACAGTCTTAACTTTGGTTCATTTTGTTTGTTACCTACTGTTCAATTCATTGCGCTGTAATACTATATCTTCTAATTCCAGATGAGGTGGATTGGCGATTTATCTCGCCAGAATTCATTGAGCAGTTATGACCAGATGCATGTTCAGAAAACGCCGTTAGATGAAAATGCATTAAATTCAGCTGCTAGAACCATAAACAATTTATCCATCGAAGCTAGACCTTTACCACAGATCAAGCAACTTTCCGAAGAAATGGACTCTCAACTCGACGAACAAGCTGCACAATCTAATGGCAATGGCAGCATATCTAgtgttgagaaaataaaaaaaatattcatgttcTTTGAACCGAAGGGATGTCTGAAAGAAAGAGACGATTTCTCTTTATATCTTTTCGCACCACATAATAGGTATTCAAAGTTTCAGTCtggacttgaaaaaaattgtttaacacTAGTGGATCAGTTGACAAGCTCAGAATTACGTTACATAATTTACCATGTCATACTCCATAGGTTTCGAGAGCTCTGCCACTGGTTTGTAGGACAGAAATGGTTCGATAACATGGTCCTCCTTTTCATAGGATTAAATTGTATAACATTAGCAATGGAAAGACCAAATATACCTCCCAACAGTGGCGAGCGGATCTTTTTATCTTCGGCCAATTACGTTTTTACAGCTGTCTTTGCAGCAGAGATGTTTGTGAAGGTAAGTTAATGTAAAAACCGTCGGCTTAACATAACTATGACGTTACGCGCCATGTCATTTTACAAATAATcttgaattatatttataaattttatggATTTCTAGGTCGTAGCATCTGGTATGCTGTATGGATATGATGCTTACTTCACATCGGGCTGGAATATCATGGATGGTTCACTGGTTATAATATCCATAGTAGATCTACTAATGTCTTTGATATCTGAAAGCAGTCCGAAGATCTTTGGCATTTTGAGGGTGGGTAAATCATACTTTAAGCTTCGTATTCGGTTGgtttttaatgaattatttatcaagTACTTTCCAAACAATAGGTGATCTACtacttaatattaattaaacgcTATCTGTATTTCAGGTATTTCGATTACTGAGATCCTTGAGGCCCCTCCGAGTAATAAATCGAGCTCCGGGATTAAAATTAGTAGTTCAAACGTTATTATCATCGTTGAGACCTATCGGAAACATCGTGCTAATATGCTGCACGTTCTTCATGATATTTGGTATATTAGGCGTACAACTCTTCAAGGGCGCATTTTACTATTGTGAAGGaccagatttgaaaaatgttcgcAATAAGACAGATTGTCTAGCCGACAAACGAAACCAATGGGTCAATCGTAAATACAATTTTGATGATCTCGGAAAAGCGCTAATGTCACTTTTCGTATTATCTTCCCGTGATGGATGGgttaatataatgtataccGGCCTGGATGCCGTTGGTGTTGATCAACAAGTAAGTGCGGCTTGATTGGTCTATTCATcgttacaaataaataaatgaatggtgTTAGTACAacatggaaatatttttctctaatttcaGCCTGTAGAGAACTTTTCTGAATGGAGGTTACTCTACTTCattgcatttattttattagttGGTTTCTTTGTGCTGAATATGTTCGTTGGGGTAGTCGTTGAGAATTTTCACAGATGTCGGGaggaacaagaaaaagaagagcGTGTTAGGAGAGCTGCGAAGAGAGCTCTTCAAATGGAGAAGAAAAGACGCAGTAAGCACTTTGGGTTTCAAGGtttagtaatttttattttctttcgagaGATATTTATCTTTTGTTAAAATTACTATGGAAGTCCAATAAGTTgctgtttttgattttttcagaaatgCACGAGCCTCCATATTAcacaaattattcaaagtcTCGACTATTCGTTCACAACGTTGTCACTTCAAAGTATTTCGATTTGGCGATAGCAGCTGTAATTGGTCTTAATGTCGTAACTATGGCAATGGAATTCTATATGATGCCCAAAGCTCTGACTTACGccttgaaaatattcaactacTTCTTCACCGCCGTTTTCATCCTCGAATCATTCATGAAACTCTTAGCTCTCGGACTGCACTTGTATTTGAAAGACAAGTAAAGTATCAATTTCTTACATTATCTCGCTAGGTCTTACTGCTTCATGTATTTCAACACGTAATAGgacaaataaaattctatcatCGAATATTGTAGGTGGAATCAGCTGGATGTTGGGATAGTCATACTGTCGATAGTCGGAATAGTTCTTGAAGAAGTGGAGTCCAAAATAATACCGATAAATCCAACTATAATTCGTGTGATGCGAGTACTGCGAATTGCAAGAGGTAAAAAAACCAATCGCTTTTCTCGTAATACGACATTGAAATACGTTGATTATCACTGACGAATTATTGTTTCTTTACAGTTCTGAAACTTCTTAAAATGGCAAAGGGTATCCGTGCCCTCCTGGACACAGTTATGCAAGCATTGCCCCAAGTCGGAAATCTAGgcttactttttttccttctgtttttcatatttgcaGCATTGGGAGTTGAGCTTTTTGGTCGATTAGGTAAAGTGTGAAATCGGAAACATCAAGTCATTTATTCAACTTTCATGTAATCGAGTAATTAACAACTTGCGACGTTTTCCAATAGAATGCAGTGATGACATACCTTGCCAAGGATTGGGCGAACACGCCCACTTCAGCAATTTCGGAATGGCTTTTCTTACTCTCTTCAGGGTAGCAACTGGCGACAATTGGAATGGCATTATGAAAGACACTCTTAGGGATGATTGCGACGATGCAACAGATTGCGTTAAGAATTGTTGCGTCAGCACAATTATTGCACcaatatttttcgttatttttgttCTCATGGCACAGTTCGTTCTTGTAAATGTCGTTGTTGCTGTATTAATGAAGCATTTAGAAGAGAGTCACAAACAGGtatgcaaaattattttacgcCGTTGTGCTCAGCAGtggcaaattttatttcccacAAATTCATTACAGATGGAAGATGAGCTCGATATGGAAACTCAACTAGAAAGAGAATTAGCTGCCGAGCAAGAAGAGCTATTGGACGAGGAAGACATAAACGATGAAAGTTTGAATACCAGGCCAGGGTTATCTAAAGTTCGCTCACTGCCTGCTAATTTCACGTACAACCCGCCCACTGAAAAGGACAGTAATAAAGACGGTGAGAATTTGATTTTACTATAGTTATTTCTGGTAGTCTATCATCAGTTACCAGTACATAATTTGGTTTCTGCTATTACTATTGTATTTGCAGACTTATCGATAACTTTCAATGAACGAAGAGGATCAAGCTGTCGCTCCAACAAACCATTTAAGTATAGAATGAAACGCAGGCAGACGTTCCATACCCATCAGCGAAGTTCACTATTCCCAATCGTGTCTACGCCAATACATTTTGAGGTCGCCGAGGTGATAAAGCCTGCGAGCAATCTCAGCGTCCCACGCATCATATCACAGAATCATATTTTAAACTTTGGTAGCACAAAGTACCTTCATCCACCCGCTGTATCTGATGTGGCTGAAGACAAGTGCTACCTTACAGTTAATAGTGCATCGCACGAATCCTCCCAGAGGAGGCCACCTATCAAATCTAGTTCCGGAGACACAAATGCTCATCTCATACCTAAGTGTTCTAGTTACCTTTTACGTAATAGCGAGCATCTTTCGAAGCACAGAAAATCGAATGATTCGCAATCTTCTCTAGATGCAAGTCTAAGCTGCAAGTTGCCAAATCTGTTAGCACCAAACGCGTATGGTAATAATTTAGTAAAAAATAAGGGAGAAACGGGTACGAAAGAGGAAAAACTGCCTCTGGATCACGATTTGGATGTACAGTCTGTAATAAATGAGAGGAGGCCGTCCAAATTGAAATGTAGTAATGTGAGTGGTAAAGGAGGGTTTGTATCAAAGACCAACAGTTTCAATCACATTTATGCGAGGGAAGAGATCGAGAACAAAGCTGTTTCCAATGTCGAACACGATATTAGGATTTACGTTGACGATACTGATTCACAAAGCAGCGAAAGGGATAAAGTGACGAATGGGGAAGAGGGCAGAGATTGTAGAAAAAGATCGTTAGGAGCAATGTCGAATATTTCTCTGATAAACAAAAGTGATACAGACGTTGTTTCAAGCTCCAAAGAAgatctgaaaaattcacagaCCAATAATAGTCCATAATAGCATTTCGTCGTACCTGCAACTTTTCTGAAACGAATAATTTCTTCTTCCGTTAAGCTTCGGATTACGAAGCTTATTTCTGCAatcgatcaatcaatcaattaatcaatcaatccGAAACCTGAACTAATGTGTCTATTGTGCATTTGTAGGTGAAAAGTATACTAAAATGTTATTGGAAGATTGTTATATCATTTAAAGACAGACAGAATATTCTTTGCTCTGCGAAAGATAAACCTGTTACATTTATTGAAACTCTGTTTTGTTGGTGAAAACGTAAAGGGTGTGagatattatacctacgtattcAGAGCTCTATTAGAGAAtgtatttatgaaaatttcttaGCGATTGAAAAAAGTGTATTATGTGACGATTTAGCAATTACACTTtctttactaagctaattACTGTAAATCAAAgtactttatttattatgaCAGAGTGTTTATTAGATAATTtagtaatatattataatgtCAATTGTAAACTATATACAATCATTAAGTATAAAAGAGATTTTATTGCAATAAACAAAGTTTCTGCATATCTTCTACACTTAATAATTTATGCACTCTCGAACACTGTTGACGTGCAAAACCTAACTGTATCGTTATTGTAATCGCCATTCTTACTGGTGACAATTATCTTTGCAAGGTAATATATCGTTGATAAGCTGCAGGTATTTACCGCCTACCAATAGGCAACCCGGCTCGCACCTCGCGACTCTAGCCTACGAATCCACACCAAGAGAGAGATTTCGTAAATCCCTTGCGGCGGGTCCAGATTGAGGAGGAGAACCAAGGAGAACGCAACAGCAAGCAGTGGTTCAGCGGGAAGTATCCAAGCGTGGATACAGCCAGAAGGACGACGAGTTtaagaccaaaaaaaaaaaagaagaggagaaCAGAAGGGGTCAGTTTATGAAACGAAAGTGCCGCATGCCACGTGAAGGAATTCCTCAATTTGTCTTGTCAGGGGTTTTGTATTATCAAAGGTTACGACGTTGACGCAGGCAAGCGTTTAAAATGAGCGAGCCACCACGAGTAAGTCCATATGTTCGATTAATGTCTGTGtcattttttcgtaaaatacTTGCCGAACAAACGCGTGCCTTCTTATAAATACCTGCTTCTCTAATAATTTTCTATGTGAAAAATCTAAGGTCATCGtgaattttactgaaaatacgaaaaagGCTCGATTTATCAGTTATTTTTGAAGGGTGAAAACTCAGAAACGTGCATTCATTCCATTGTTTTTAATCAGAGTTCTTTTGTTTCAAGGGAATACAGCCAGGGAACGGCGTAGAGGAGTACCTGTTCGACCCACGTCTCCTGGAAAGGATCGTAGACATCAAAGATGGGATTTGGGTTAGACCTTTGTCGATTGAAGATTACGATAAAGGTATCAATTGAGTCTCTCAAATTGCATCAATTATTCAGGATTCTTTTATgctgaaaattgattgaaataaaagatGAATTATCCTGTTGATAAATTACAGGATTCATTCAAGTCTTGGGACAACTCACAAAAGTGGGAGACATGAGTAAAGAGCAATTTTCTGGTACGGTTTACATTCTTATCTTTTCAATACTAGTATAGTAAATATCAAATCGTTGGTGTAATTCATGAAAACTTTATTCTAATCAACGTAAACTGATACGTTTCAGCAGTTTTTTACGCAATTGCAAAGCTTCacgattataatattttatcaacagAAAGATTCAGGAAGATGAAAGCATCTGGCGATTACTACGTCATTGTGGCAGAGGATAAAAATGTTGGGGAGGTCATAGCTTCTGCGACACTTCTAACGGAGCAAAAGTTCATCCACAACTGTGCACTGGTAGGTGTATGATTTACATATCCCTGACATTTTagttcttgaaatttttcaaacgattgtgtaacattttttcgcaattcatATTTGATGAAGTAactagaaatttcaaatgtttcaGAGGGGGCGACTGGAAGATGTGGTTGTGAATGATAAATACAGAGGTAAATCCTTGGGCCAGTTGATGGTGAGGACGGTTAGCCTGCTTGCCCAACGACTGCGGTGTTACAAGCTATCCTTGGACTGTAAGGATACCATTGTGAAATTCTATGAAAGATTGGGTTTCATCAAAGAACCAGCTAATGGAAACCATCTCAACGCCCGATTCGACTACGAAAGCCCAACTAGCAACTTATGAGATTAGCTATACTTATAAACTATAATGTATATTTCCCTGCCTAGTTATGATAGATAGAGTTCGTGCGAATATATTCTAAATTACCGAAGGTCAATATGTCCATTAATTGGGCAGAAACGAAGAAAGttaattgtatatatgtatataatgcaTTTAACGAttccaaataatttttcatcaatatttcAACTTTACAGTTTGCCATTATtattaaatcaatttttaactgtATTTATCGACACTCTACTAAATGCCCTATCGTTAATTCCAGACTTGATCCGGCTGGTTGAATGATGTAATGCATGTGGCCAGCTGCTGCGTACCTAGCCTGATCCTAAcataacctaacctaacctaatctgACTCGAAGCTGGCTGTCATTCGGCGAGTGTCCATCCTTCCCAATTCTACTTCCAATAAAGGTTTTATTTCCAACtagatattattattcgctATTTTGCGCAATGGATGTTGATAGCTGAATTTCTTAGCGTTGTGTCAAGTGCATGTATCACttgtacataaattttttaatttaccaTTCATCGTTTGTAAAGTCATTGCAAAGTAATTAGCATTGAAGGATGAAATCGTCTTATTACAGATTGCGATTCAAAATTAATGAGTTGTACATAAAAGAGGAGGTgtcgtcaaaaaaaaaattatgaagtGTTGAAATGGCCACTGCATGCAGGAATATACTAAGGGGACATTCAATCAAGAACTTGAATCGTTACAGCCAAGTTTTAGTCGCTAAATATGGTCATCTGAGCGAGAATCCAACGGCTGGAATTATCAGTAATGagaatattttgtaaacttgTTACATATTGGCTGCGATAGTTTCTTGCCATGGAATTTTAAACTGAACTTGGTGTCTTTACAGTTATCGGAGATGAGATATTGAAAGCCCAAGTCAAAGACACCAACTCCAATTACATATGTAGGCTATTGTATAACTGTGGAgttaaagtgaaaaaagttaGTAGCAAAGGacagttttattcaatacTTATTTAAAGATTCGTTTAGTCAAGGACAGTGTTCTTCGTTCAGATTTCAGTAGTTAGTGACGAGGTTGACCGCATTGCAGAGGAGATGGTTAATTTTTCCGAGAAATACACGTACGTTATAACGTCTGGCGGAATTGGGCCGACACACGACGATGTTACCTTTGAAGGTAATAACAGTAAACCATAATGGTACAGCTATGCAATTGAATCTTTACAGGGATTACATTTCATCCCATTTTTGCAGCACTTGCAAAGGCGTTCAACGACTCGCTGCACCATCATCCGAAACTTGTCGAAGTTGTGAAAACGTTTTCTTCCTCCCAAGACATCTCTTCTCCTGGGTATAAACTGGCTTATGTAAGTCCCTACAATTCACTTGTTTATTCAGTTCCTAACGTCTGCAAAATAAATAAGCAATTTGATCTTCTCCAATAGATACCTATGTCCGCCTCACTGACGTTTGGTAAAAGTCAAGAAACTGGTGAAAGATTGTTTTACCCATGTGTCAGCGTAAAAAATGTACATGTTTTTCCTGGCTCCCCAATTTTCTTGCATAAATCGTTTGGGAACGTGTATAAGGTAGTTTTCTGAAGCACAAAATCAATCGGCGTGTTCTCCAAACTGAAGAtatgattttaatttcatagGAATTATTCGCGACTGGTAGAAATTTCGTTACCAAGGAAATATACCTTGGAGTTAGGGAAGAGCTGTTTGCCGATGCCTTGTCTGCCGTCTCCAAAGAATTTTCCAATGTCACATTTGGCTCTTACCCAACCTCAAATCACAGGTACATTTAATATGTGTTGTTATTGATTTACTTATGAAATGGCTTGATCTCAGTTATCCTAATTTCCAACTACAATTGCGTCACAATTTGTGTTTAAGTATGTAAAACTAATGGGGTGAAAAACGTATTCAGCTACTATCATGCACGGGTTACTGTGGAGAGCAGCAGCGAAGATGATACCAATAAAGCAGTGGCAAGGTTCAGAGATTTGGCCCCTGAGAATGCAATCGTGAATTATGACAATGATCCGTTGACAGATGctctacgaaaattcaaggcATTCGTCGCTGTCGACAAGCAAGGTCCAATCTACGAAGCGACCTTAACAACTCTCAAGTAACATCTTTTACATTTGCATCTTGATAAAATGTTGGGTATACATGttgatgttattttttcaGGGAAATATACAGCAATCCCTCAAATGTAGCTGTCTGCTTTGATGGCAGCATAGAAAGCACGGTGTTGCTCCATCTCGTACACGTCAATAATCTACTCGGAGCAAAGGCCAAGCTTCAGGCTGTTCATTTGAAACTCGAAAATCCCGTCGCGGATGTTGACGAATTCATTAAAGAGACCGTAGTCAGGTATGTGATTAGCAAACAAGAAAAGTATTTTATACTTTCCCAGTAAATTCTTTTGAGAAAAGTCAGTCCAATAATCCCCTGAACAACGTCTGTTAAAGGTATGATGTTAATTTACATCATTTGGATGGCTCTGCAAAGGCAGCTATTGAAAACCTTGCTGTACTAAGGCCAGAAATCGAAACTCTGTTGCTCGGCCTGAAAGGAGACAAGCTCGAAGGAGGGCTGTGGCACGAATTTGCTAAAAGTGGAAGTATCGGTCAGATTCGCTTGATCTCCCCACTGACAAAGTGGAGCTATAAAGACGTGTGGAATTTCGCTCGATCTCTGAGTTTGCCTTACTGCAAACTTTATGACAGAGGGTAATCCAGCCTTGCAATTTACGTATAGTTTCGTTGTCACGAGTTACAAGCACGCAAGAGTAGCACGACTATAATCAGcgtgaattattataatctgATAAGATCTGGCTCCTGATCATAGATACACATCGCTGGGTAGTCAGACGGACACAGAACCAAACCCGAATTTGTTGAAAGGGAAGATTGGGAAACAGATGGTGTATCATCCCGCTCACATGCTGGCAGACGTGAAGTTGGAAAGAGCCGGTAGGATCCCGCAAGATCACCCCGAATTGTAAAGGATCTGATGCATGTTTCCggacattttttgtttaaagtcagtgtttcattttttagtccgatatatttattattataacatgTGGTATTTATTCCAAGACGCCTGCCGCGTTGTGTCACTGCAGAGTACTTGCAAGTGGAAAACCTACATGTACGCGTatttaaatttgattaataacgaaaataaaaaacaaacacttTTTTAATGTTTCCAGCTTTGGATTCCGAGTTTCATGAGATCCCCAGTCATGTGTACGATGCTTGGCAGTGGTTAAAATAAGAATGACATCACGGAAAAGTAAGTTCCGTTTCGTTCGTTCTTTGCCCGCGAATCATACAGAGTGCACTTTTGTCTCAAAGAGTTTACTTTAGTGGGATGGGCGCTACCATGGTAACAGTCTAAATGACGTATCGATTCCTCAACTTCAAATTCCGTTTCTCTCTACGACCTTCTTCCTCTCCAAGTACCTTTTTCATCCTACACCGCTTCTCATCACATATTCATAACGCTAACTTTTCAAGCACTGATTCTTTTACCGTTCACGTAAGCTAAATACTGAAGAACAGTGTATTTCCTCATACGTTACGTcttgtttgaaatgaaaattagattaTGAAATCGCATAAAACAATGCCACGATCCGCGGAGACGCGCGTATGTGTTAATAAACGAAATTTGCTCAACGTTTTCTACACATTGTACCAAATTGGAATTGCCATGTCGTATAAGCGAAACGGTATCATGAATACGTGATTTGAACGGATAAAGGTCGTGGAGAAGGGTAGTTTCgcaattatatgtatatctgaGCCGAGTGCTTTCGAGTAAGAATTGCAAACGTGAATCGTATCAAAGTTTTTATcaggaaaagttttttcttcaaaatttcatttcgttgaAGTATTTTCACTTCCCCTCTTTCCACTGTTCCTACTCTTTAAAACTTTGAATGAGACTGCGGGTGGCGTTGGGTTGGGGAAAGCAACCTTCTACCGCCCTATACTGCCATCCGACCGGGAATTTCGCGAGAGActatttttcatgttttcttTACCCATCTCTCTTCGTGTGACAGGCCATTTCTTGAGAAATATACGTAACAATAATGCTTAgaaatggatttttttttaatacgaatACTACATCAGGTGGAAAGTGTTCCTGACAACTGCGACAGATTGTTTTCGCAGTAGATAATTCCTCCAAAGCGCGATTATGATATACGTTGGTGGATTCGCGAtgttgaatttattcattgcGATTATGTAGTTTTTTAGCTTTGCAGTCATTTGAAAATCATAAACGAAGAATGTAAGTCCGAAGAAGTTGgggaatgaaaatatgtaattatttcGATAACTCATATTTTTCGGCTGCGCATTACGATATTCTTTAAGTTTTCATCAATTACGTAA
It encodes the following:
- the LOC124303805 gene encoding probable glucosamine 6-phosphate N-acetyltransferase: MSEPPRGIQPGNGVEEYLFDPRLLERIVDIKDGIWVRPLSIEDYDKGFIQVLGQLTKVGDMSKEQFSERFRKMKASGDYYVIVAEDKNVGEVIASATLLTEQKFIHNCALRGRLEDVVVNDKYRGKSLGQLMVRTVSLLAQRLRCYKLSLDCKDTIVKFYERLGFIKEPANGNHLNARFDYESPTSNL
- the LOC124303803 gene encoding FAD synthase-like isoform X2; protein product: MVNFSEKYTYVITSGGIGPTHDDVTFEALAKAFNDSLHHHPKLVEVVKTFSSSQDISSPGYKLAYIPMSASLTFGKSQETGERLFYPCVSVKNVHVFPGSPIFLHKSFGNVYKELFATGRNFVTKEIYLGVREELFADALSAVSKEFSNVTFGSYPTSNHSYYHARVTVESSSEDDTNKAVARFRDLAPENAIVNYDNDPLTDALRKFKAFVAVDKQGPIYEATLTTLKEIYSNPSNVAVCFDGSIESTVLLHLVHVNNLLGAKAKLQAVHLKLENPVADVDEFIKETVVRYDVNLHHLDGSAKAAIENLAVLRPEIETLLLGLKGDKLEGGLWHEFAKSGSIGQIRLISPLTKWSYKDVWNFARSLSLPYCKLYDRGYTSLGSQTDTEPNPNLLKGKIGKQMVYHPAHMLADVKLERAGRIPQDHPEL
- the LOC124303803 gene encoding FAD synthase-like isoform X1 — translated: MATACRNILRGHSIKNLNRYSQVLVAKYGHLSENPTAGIIIIGDEILKAQVKDTNSNYICRLLYNCGVKVKKISVVSDEVDRIAEEMVNFSEKYTYVITSGGIGPTHDDVTFEALAKAFNDSLHHHPKLVEVVKTFSSSQDISSPGYKLAYIPMSASLTFGKSQETGERLFYPCVSVKNVHVFPGSPIFLHKSFGNVYKELFATGRNFVTKEIYLGVREELFADALSAVSKEFSNVTFGSYPTSNHSYYHARVTVESSSEDDTNKAVARFRDLAPENAIVNYDNDPLTDALRKFKAFVAVDKQGPIYEATLTTLKEIYSNPSNVAVCFDGSIESTVLLHLVHVNNLLGAKAKLQAVHLKLENPVADVDEFIKETVVRYDVNLHHLDGSAKAAIENLAVLRPEIETLLLGLKGDKLEGGLWHEFAKSGSIGQIRLISPLTKWSYKDVWNFARSLSLPYCKLYDRGYTSLGSQTDTEPNPNLLKGKIGKQMVYHPAHMLADVKLERAGRIPQDHPEL